A region of Vigna radiata var. radiata cultivar VC1973A chromosome 6, Vradiata_ver6, whole genome shotgun sequence DNA encodes the following proteins:
- the LOC106763352 gene encoding uncharacterized protein LOC106763352 has product MWRLMKLVSNNFLMLKMVGVGQQEVPQVEVEDAEVEVGQHGEQGDAHDVDVDVVVEEHAELDEDAHGEQGGDADVEDGEDNIDDGDDNIDDGVGDAEEEDWLGGTTRECSTQKKHVQPRGINDSEWESDSCDNIYLSDDSDVETSRFGDFATFKEPTSMKDHIWELGTYFAEKDDFIDAIRSYGVHNGRKLKLWKNDKRRVSMKCYGSQGKCPWYAYCGYRSTQHTWQLRKIVDRHTYTREFKIGVVTSKWLSGRLEKSMKTNPDMKMTNLHNKFCKRYNIVVSRATTSRAKAMATTNIEGSYKQQYERLYDYAEELLRANPSSTVKINVEPNQDQTIFKRIYVCLKACKDNFVSCRPIIHLDGYFLKGKYGGELLTAVGRDANDQMCPLAYVVVKVENKESWTFFLELLIEDLGGGGFCSRCTFISDQQKGLLPALQSLLPDVDQRYCVRHIYSNFRKKFTGLNLRQLLWKAAVSITPEAWESVMRQMKEVNLDAFKYLVQIPPRQVHLDAFKSLI; this is encoded by the exons ATGTGGAGGTTGATGAAGTTGGTGAGCAACAACTTCCTCATGTTGAAGATG GTTGGAGTTGGTCAGCAAGAAGTTCCTCAGGTTGAAGTTGAGGATGCTGAAGTTGAGGTTGGTCAACATGGTGAACAAGGTGATGCacatgatgttgatgttgatgtagttgttgaagaacatgctgAACTTGATGAGGATGCACATGGTGAACAAGGTGGGGATGCTGATGTTGAAGATGGTGAGGATAATATTGATGATGGTGACGATAATATTGATGATGGAGTGGGGGATGCTGAGGAAGAGGACTGGCTAGGGGGAACAACAAGGGAATGTAGTACTCAAAAGAAGCATGTACAGCCAAGGGGAATTAATGATAGTGAGTGGGAATCTGATAGTtgtgataatatatatttaagtgaTGATTCAGATGTTGAAACATCAAGATTTGGAGATTTTGCAACCTTCAAAGAGCCTACAAGTATGAAAGATCATATATGGGAACTTGGAACATATTTCGCTGAAAAAGATGACTTCATTGATGCAATTAGAAGTTATGGAGTACACAATGGTAGAAAGTTGAAGCTGTGGAAGAATGATAAGAGAAGAGTTAGCATGAAATGTTATGGGTCACAAGGGAAATGTCCCTGGTACGCTTATTGTGGATATAGGAGTACCCAGCATACATGGCAGCTAAGAAAGATTGTCGACAGGCACACTTATACTAGAGAATTCAAAATTGGTGTAGTTACCTCTAAATGGTTAAGTGGTAGGTTAGAGAAGAGCATGAAAACAAATCCAGATATGAAAATGACAAATCTGCATAACAAATTCTGTAAGAGATATAATATTGTTGTGTCTAGGGCTACAACAAGTAGAGCAAAGGCAATGGCAACAACCAACATTGAGGGTAGCTACAAACAACAATATGAAAGACTCTATGATTATGCAGAGGAGTTGCTGCGGGCAAACCCAAGCTCAacagttaaaattaatgtagAACCAAACCAAGATCAAACCATATTTAAGAGAATTTATGTGTGTTTAAAAGCATGTAAGGACAACTTTGTATCCTGTAGACCAATTATACATTTGGATGGCTATTTCTTAAAGGGGAAATATGGAGGTGAGCTTTTAACTGCTGTTGGAAGAGATGCTAATGACCAGATGTGTCCCTTAGCTTATGTTGTAGTTAAAGTAGAGAATAAGGAATCATGGACTTTTTTCTTGGAATTGTTAATTGAGGATCTTGGAGGTGGGGGATTTTGTTCAAGGTGCACATTTATATCAGATCAACAAAAA GGACTTCTGCCAGCTTTACAAAGTCTATTGCCTGATGTGGACCAGCGTTACTGTGTCAGAcacatttattcaaattttagaaagaagTTTACTGGCTTAAACCTCAGACAATTACTATGGAAGGCTGCAGTATCAATAACCCCTGAAGCATGGGAGTCCGTAATGAGACAGATGAAGGAAGTTAATCTAGACGCATTTAAATACTTGGTACAAATTCCACCAAGGCAAGTTCATCTAGATGCATTCAAATCTTTAATATAA